The following proteins are encoded in a genomic region of Chloroflexota bacterium:
- the groES gene encoding co-chaperone GroES, whose protein sequence is MAIKLKPLADRVVVEPLEKEETTASGIVLPETAKEKPQEGVVLAVGPGRLLDNGERAPMEVKVKDKVLFAKYAGTEVKMDDKKYLVLSEKDILAIITK, encoded by the coding sequence ATGGCGATCAAACTCAAACCCCTCGCAGACCGCGTTGTGGTCGAACCGTTGGAAAAAGAGGAGACCACAGCCAGTGGCATTGTTCTGCCAGAGACGGCCAAGGAAAAGCCGCAAGAAGGTGTTGTCTTGGCGGTGGGCCCTGGCCGATTGCTTGACAATGGCGAGCGCGCTCCCATGGAGGTCAAAGTCAAAGACAAGGTCCTTTTCGCCAAATATGCTGGGACAGAAGTCAAGATGGATGACAAGAAATACCTGGTGTTGAGCGAAAAGGATATCCTCGCCATTATCACCAAATAA